The nucleotide sequence atatatatagtgagacCAAACCAAAGTCCAATAAAACCAAGAGTCGATGAGAGGAAGAGCAAACACAAAATGCAAACTATAGCCACCAGTGAAGCTGCGGCGTAACCAAAATCGGATGCTCCAAAGTTAACTCCATCAAATACAAACGCCAAAGCATTGACTGGTTGTGTCCCTGCGACAAACTTTAGTAAACAAGAACCGGATTTAGTCAAAATGTTATGTCATAATCTTTGTTTGATTAAAGAGTTAAGGGGATGTAAAGTAATCACCGGAAGTCCTATGCTAATGAGGTGTAAAACTTTATCGtcttttgtaaacacttttgcTCCAAAATGCAACGCTGCTCCAAGTATAGCCGCGAGTAGAAACCCGAGAACCAATCCCAACTGTCACAAGATTTAGTCCTGCAGGGCACATAGGCTTCCACAAACTTAAACAAAATATGCAGTACCTGCAGTACACGAGAAGCTGTAGCTGCAGCTCTTTTGTAGTCTTTCTTAGCAAAAGCGCTCGCTAGTATTGCCTTCAGAAACGAAAGTCATCGAATGATCATCTGAATATGAATACATCAAGAGAATCTAAAAGAAACACAATAAGACACTGGATAAATCATACGCAAACCATTTACTTCAACAATGTTTTGGGGACTACTTGTTTGCTGCAGCGAGTTCTGCACTGATAATGAAACTTGATTTCCCAGCTTGTCTCAAGTACTGAACATCTCCATTCATCAGCTTCACTTGTCACTTCTTCTGTATATGACAAGTGATTTAGAATGctaaaacttatataaatacATGCCAAAACTAAAGTCTACAGCTCACTTAAATTCTTAATTGAAAAGAACAATAAACACCCTATCATCACCATCTACCAGAAATCACCTTATCATGTCCTCAAGTGATCCTTTATATGAACACCAAATTTAAAAAGTGCGAGTGTAGTAGAAGTAATACATACCATTCCTGCCAAAAAGCCTAGAATGTTGAACAACCTACACAAACGGGGACAAAAGACTAAATTCAATATCATGGGTATCTTCAAAGTGACTTTAGCAAGTTCAAGTATCAAATTCCAAGTTTTCTCCAACAATGAAGATCTCAATCAGGCTCTACTGGCTCATTTCTTGTTTAAATATCTCGCTCATGTACTGATATAACAATTGCAAGTTCACCTGCATAATGAAAAGTAGCTGCTCACTTGAATCACAGAACAAGAAAGAACTAAGGATCATGAAAAAAATCCAAGTCAAAACAAATCTCAAATTGGCTAATATCTCTATTGAGAAAtcgaagaacaaaaataaaaattctcaaTTATGAATTTCAGTcaaattgaagaacaaaaatgaGAATTCTAGATACAAATTCAGACCCTCGGAACAACTGcattggaacaaaaaaaaccagaacTCGACACCGTCTAAATCGAGAAATGTCTACTCTGGGTTAGAGCTAGGTAGATCGGATCAGACCAGAAGAGCAACCAGAAATTGAAACAACAATGTGATGTGATAGAAGCTATACGATTTCGAAATTGGGATACCTACCTCAGAGGGGAATTCAGCAAGGAGACGTTCgcagaagaagatgacattATTGAACATAAACTGACTCTCGACACAATTCGGATTCTCCATTTTTTCTGATGagacgagagaaagagagagagaagagaggaaaagaaatcgAGTTTAGAGGAATGCCCTTTTCTATTATTCTCTTGGCCAACCAAAAATGGACACGTAGCGTCTCTTATGATCGATCTCAGTATGTTATATAAGAGAGCTTCTTccttcatttcttttcttttgatttaattttaaccCACAAAAAATCTTACAACCCCCTTAAAGatattttgagaaattattgcatttcataaatttttaaaattataaaacatacatatttttaaagatattttgaCTTTATTAATTTCCTCAAGAGTGAGTCCCTTTGTCTTTGCATCTTTGGCACAATGGAGAAtggagagacaaaagaaacaaattatggaACAGataaacaaagcaaaaattCAGGTTCATCCAACCAGTAAGTGACACGTCACGGTCTCTTATGCAAAATTCAATGCCTTTTATATCTCTTATATTATCTGTATACTTCAATCCAAATAGCTATACATTATATTACATAGTATTGATCTCATATCGATCTATTTTATTTGACAATTTAAAGAAGGGATTGTGTTAGGATTCACTAATGTGGTTTTGTTTGTATAGCCTCTTTGTTTCCGAGAATTAGTTGATAAAAACCACTCAATTAGTTTATGAGTTttgacaagaaaagaagaagaggtagtgtttgccccaaaaaaaaaaaaagaagaggtagTAGATTCTAAaggtttcatttttaaaaatatctaactTTAAtgataacattttaaaattggatattttaactctattttatttatgaaaatatattaaaatccattttaattttttgatattcaaatatactcttttaaaatgtatttgggtatgcaaatgttttataattcttttaaatttgaTAACGAGAACAtcaataaaatgtttaattatttagctggataacactagattttataagttttaaatttcattttaaatatttcgaTATGCAGAAAACCACAATGTGGTTTTAACTTTGATAACATTGAACATCAAACTATTAGCTGGATAACAATagattttagaagttttaaacTAAATTACTGATATAAACTTACttacattaatattatatatatgtttggattCATGTTCTATTTATATCATAAACTAAGTAACACCGTTAGATATCTAAACAGAGATAAACATGTCATTAGTGAAAGGGATGTTTGGTCTGTGTTTCCTACTAATTAGGAAGCAAAATGATATGATTTCGTCCACTTAGAAGTTTTAaacaactttattaaaaaaattctcccCCAAAAAGCTAATAACTGCCTCAACTATTTAAAACTATGCACTTAAGTGTCCTAATTGTTACAAATTTAGTAATTAACGGTCCCATATCAGAGGCAATAATCAATTGATTATTATTAAGATCCATTGAATTGGACCACCCAAAATCATACAGACACGTACCATACACACTCATTAATACTTTACATGCAtactatatctttttttttttttttttggacaaaacatGCATACTATATCTAAGGCTAAGCAAAACTATACTTTTACAGGTTGGTGTGTTCACTGTGTTCGGCAAAAGGCTCCTGTTCATTTAAAAGTTGGTACTTAGATTTCTGTATCTTCAGTGTCAATAAAGAGacaatgattatttatttttctaaaagagaGGATGATAATAAGATTATATTATCCCCATCTAGCTTAAATTTTACAACATTATCTATTTAGAGATcatgaatgaaaaaaagaaatcaaaattttgtcgAATTATGGGGAGATGACATGTAGTTAAATAGTGGAAAACTgatttttagttcaaaaaagttgaaaaagataaaatatgcCGGAGGTTCAGAAATTGATGTTTGCTTTTGTGAACTGAAAAACTTTGTGTGTGCGCCTAAAACCTCACTTTAGCCAGCATGTTTCTGGGCTGCTTTTTTAAGTGGGCCATTTAATTTCGGCCcgattatatttaatttaagtcTTAAACTAAAccattgatttattaattagcCACGTCGATCATAAATACGCCTCTTTTTTCTATGGTTCGGATCCGAAGCTCTGGCTTTggtactctttttgttttcaagtcaagacttactttttttttttggtaagagagGGGGAGACAAATTAGGCTCCTCTcatattattagaaaaaatagaaaaacaactACAAACGGACTGACCGTGGCATAGTACAACCAACAACATCTTCAAAAATAATTCCCTGAATACATTTAGGACTAACAATCAAAGAATGAAAACGCAAAGGGAGAGGGTAAACACATAGTTAGCTAATTCGTCAGCAAGACgattagcttccctatacacatgaCGAATACGGACTAACCAGTCC is from Camelina sativa cultivar DH55 chromosome 20, Cs, whole genome shotgun sequence and encodes:
- the LOC104771173 gene encoding protein DETOXIFICATION 42-like isoform X2, with translation MENPNCVESQFMFNNVIFFCERLLAEFPSEVVQHSRLFGRNEVTSEADEWRCSVLETSWEIKFHYQCRTRCSKQAILASAFAKKDYKRAAATASRVLQLGLVLGFLLAAILGAALHFGAKVFTKDDKVLHLISIGLPFVAGTQPVNALAFVFDGVNFGASDFGYAAASLVAIVCILCLLFLSSTLGFIGLWFGLTIYIVFDVCSLGFSNIGFDVCSILPLLLM
- the LOC104771173 gene encoding protein DETOXIFICATION 42-like isoform X1, which gives rise to MENPNCVESQFMFNNVIFFCERLLAEFPSEVVQHSRLFGRNEEVTSEADEWRCSVLETSWEIKFHYQCRTRCSKQAILASAFAKKDYKRAAATASRVLQLGLVLGFLLAAILGAALHFGAKVFTKDDKVLHLISIGLPFVAGTQPVNALAFVFDGVNFGASDFGYAAASLVAIVCILCLLFLSSTLGFIGLWFGLTIYIVFDVCSLGFSNIGFDVCSILPLLLM